Within Amycolatopsis sp. cg5, the genomic segment GGCATCTCACCGACCGCGAACTGCGTGCCGTGCTGGCCGCCTCCGACGCCGTCGTGCTGCCCAGCCGCTACGAGCCGTTCGGCATCGTCGCGCTCGAAGCGGCGGCCGCGAAGGCGCCGCTGGTCGCCTCGACCGCGGGCGGGCTCGGTGAAGTGGTGATCGACGGCGAGACCGGCCTCGCGTTCAAGCCAGGCGACGTCGACGCGCTGGCGACGGCCGTGGAAGCCGTGCTGGACGACGAAACCGCGGCGACCCGGCGGGCGCTGGCCGCCCAGTCCCGGCTCGCCGCGGACTTCGACTGGGACCGGATCGCCCAGGCCACCGCGGACGTCTACCGCCGCGCGAAGCCGGGCGAACCGGTCGAGTTCGGACGGCCCAAGATCGCTACGGGCAACGCCTTCGAACTCTAGGTACCTGTACTACCAGTGACAGGGCCGGACGCAGGTCGGCGCCGCGGACGCGGTCGCCGGTACGACCGTGGCCCCGGCCAGCGCCAGCACCGTGAAAACAGCGGCCAGCACAGCTTTCAACTGCGTTTTCATGGGGACTCCTCAGGGATGACAGGCGTGAAACCGCCTGCGCAGAGCATCCGCGCGCCGTCCCCGCGAAACAATAAGTACATCACTAGGTACGGGTACGTATTTCCGTTTTTCGTCAGAAAACGGGCAACAGGACCCCATGCTCCGACTCCGGACGGCTCCCGCTGATCCGCCGTTCGGACGCGTCGATCGCGACGTCGTTGATGCTCGCCTCGCGCCGTCGCATCAGCCCGCTGTCGTCGAACTCCCAGAGTTCGTTGCCGTAGCTGCGGAACCACTGGCCGTCCGCGTCATGCGACTCGTACTGGAACCGGACGCCGATGCGGTTGCCGCGAAAGCCCCACAGCTCCTTTCGCAATGCGTAGTCGAGTTCCCGCGCCCACTTGGCCGTCAGGAACTCGACGATCTGCGCGCGCCCGACGACGTGCCGGTCGCGGTTACGCCAGACGCAGTCCTCGGTGTAGGCGAGCGCGACGCGTTCGGGGTCGCGGGTGTTCCAGTTGTCCTCGGCGGCCTGGACCTTCCGGCGCGCGGTCTCTTCGTCGAACTGCATGGCTGGCTCCCTCAGGTTTGGAGAACGTGCGTTCTCCGGTTAGCCTAGAGAACGCACGTTCTCCAAACCAGAGGCAGGTGTCGTGGACCACACCGAGGCGACCGAGCGGCTGCTCGACGCCGCCGAGTCGCTCTTCTACACGCACGGCGTCTCGGCCGTCGGCATGGACGCGATCCGCACCGAGTCCGGGGTGTCGCTCAAGCGGCTTTATCAGTGCTTCGCGTCGAAAGACGAGCTTGTCGAGGCTTATCTGCTGCGACGGGACAAGCGCTGGCGCGCGTCCTTGGAGTCGTACGTGACCGCGCAGGGCAACGATCCGCTGGCGGTGTTCGACTGGCTGCACGACTGGTTCAGCGAGCCGGGATTCCGGGGCTGCGCGTTCATCAACTCGTTCGGCGAACTGGGAAACGCCTCGTCCGGCGTGGCCGCCGCCATCCGGCTCCACAAGGACGAAGTGCGGCGGTACCTGCGCGAGCTAAG encodes:
- a CDS encoding nuclear transport factor 2 family protein, with the protein product MQFDEETARRKVQAAEDNWNTRDPERVALAYTEDCVWRNRDRHVVGRAQIVEFLTAKWARELDYALRKELWGFRGNRIGVRFQYESHDADGQWFRSYGNELWEFDDSGLMRRREASINDVAIDASERRISGSRPESEHGVLLPVF
- a CDS encoding TetR/AcrR family transcriptional regulator, encoding MDHTEATERLLDAAESLFYTHGVSAVGMDAIRTESGVSLKRLYQCFASKDELVEAYLLRRDKRWRASLESYVTAQGNDPLAVFDWLHDWFSEPGFRGCAFINSFGELGNASSGVAAAIRLHKDEVRRYLRELSPNGDRIFVAVEGATVLAAITGDPGEALVAKDLVFAAQGS